The sequence CGGCTGGCGCCGCATGCCCAGGCGGGCGCCGTCCACGGCCACGGGCAGGGCCGGCAGCCCGGCCAGCGGGCGCGCGGCAACGCCTCCAGGCGCGACGCGGGCGGCCCCTTCGGCACTCGCCATCTCCGTTTCCAGCAGGCCGCCCGAATTCACCAGATGCGGGTCGTCGAAGAGGTCGCCCGGCCGGGCGATCGGCGCGAAGCTCAGCCCCAGCGCCTCGCAGCGCGCCATCAGCTCGGATTTGGGCAGCTTGCGGAAAACCTCCGCGACACGGGGCAGATAGCGGGAGCGGTCGAGCACGCGCTGCGCCTGACTGGCCAGCGCCGGGTCGCGCAGCAGGTCCGACAGGCCGAAGGCCTCGCAGAAGCCGCGCCACTGGGTCTCCGTCACGACGCCGACGAAGACCTGCTCGCCGGGATCGGCCGTGTCGAAGACGTCATAGACCGACCAGGGCTTCACCATGGCCGGATCGCCGAAGGAAGGCGGGTTCTGCCCGGTGATGGCGGTGGCGGCCATGTGCTGCGCCATCAGCACCATGTTGGTCTCGAAGAGCCCCGACTGCACATGCGCGCCGCGCCCGGTGGCCTCGCGCTCACGCAGCGCGCCCAGGATGCCGATCACGCCGAACAGCCCGCCCATGATGTCATTGACCGAGGAACCCGCGCGCATCGGCTTGCCGGGCAGCCCGGTCATGTAGGCGAGGCCGCCCATCATCTGCACGACCTCGTCCAGCGCCGCGCGGTGCTCATAGGGGCCGGGCAGGAAGCCCTTGCAGGAGCAGTAGATCAGCCGGGGATTGAGCGCGGAGAGATCGGCATAGCCGAGTCCGAGCTTGTCCATCGCGCCGGGGCGGAAATTCTCCAGCACCACATCGGCCCCGGTGGCGAGGCGGCGCACCAGCTCCAGGCTCTCGGGGCGCTTCAGGTCGAGGCACAGGCTGCGCTTGTTGCGGTTGAAGCTGGGGAAGAAGCCGATCGCCGCCCCCATCAGCCGCCGCGTGTTGTCGCCTTCCGGGCCGGGCTCGATCTTGATCACGTCGGCGCCGAGATCGCCCAGCACCATGCCGCAGCTCGGCCCCATGATCATATGGGTGAATTCCAGCACGCGGATGCCATGCAGCGGGCCGGCCGTGCCGCGCGGCGCGGCCGGGACAGCCCCGGGCGGTGCCTCCGGTGCTGCGGTCTCCGGCGGGGCGGCTACTTCCCGCGCCGGATGGAAGGTGCGCGGAATGCCAGCCCTGGCGACGTGGCCATGCAGCGTCTCGCCGGGCAGGCCCTCCTGCAACAGGGCACGTGCCTCGATCAGCGCGGCAAGGTCGATGCCGGTGTCGAAACCCTCGGATTCCAGGAGGTAGACCAGATCCTCCGTGCCGATATTGCCCACCGAGCCGGGCGCGAAGGGACAGCCGCCGAGCCCGCCCAGGGCGGCATCGAAGCCGCGCACGCCTTCCTCCAGCCCTGCCAGCACATTGGCCAGGCCGGTGCCCATGGTGTCGTGCAGATGCAGGTTGCCGAGGCGCACGGGGCCGAGTTCCAGGCGCACGGCGCGCACCAGCCGGCGGACCTGCCGAGGGCTGGCATAGCCCAGCGTGTCGGCCAGGGCGACGCCATCGGCGCCGGCCCCGGCCAGTTCGGCGGCCAGGGCGATCACGTCGCGCTCCGGCACCTCGCCCTGGAGGGAACAGCCGAAGGCGGTGGAGATCCCGGCCTCGATGGAGGGCCGCGCCGCGCCGAGCGTGCGGGCCCATTCCACCACCCGGCGGAACTCCGCCACCTGCTCCGCCCGGCTGCGGCGGACATTGGAGCGGCTATGCGCCTCGCTGGCGGAAACGGGCAGGATGATCGCCCGCGCCCCGGCCGCGGCGGCGTTCTGCGCGCCGCGCAGATTGGGCGCCAGGGCCATCACATGCAGGCCCGGATGCGAGGCGCGCAGGCTGCCGACGACCTCGGCGGCATCAGCCATCTGCGGCATGGTGGCGGGCGGCACGAAGCTCGCCACCTCCATCTCCGGGATTCCGGCCTCGGCCATGGCGGCGATCCAGCGCAGCTTCACCCCGGTCGGCATCGGCGACCGGATCATCTGCAGGCCGTCGCGCGGCCCGACCTCCCGCACCGTGACGGCGGGCTTCCTGATGGCGTTCCTCATCCGCCCATGATGCCCCCGCGAGGCACGGCGGTGAAGCCTCGGTTGACGGGATCAGCGTCCGCCATTGACTGAAGCTGGCGGGGCCAGATGGTCCCGCAGAAGCCGCGCCGCGGGGGGAAGCATCGCCACCGGCCGTGTCACCAGCCGCAACCGCCGCCGCGCCCAGTCCTCGTCCAGCGGCACGGCACGGAGGGCGGGGGTCCCGGTCCCCGCACCGGACAGGCCTTCGGGAACCACGGCGAGGCCCAGCCCCGCCGCGACCAGGCTG is a genomic window of Roseomonas gilardii subsp. gilardii containing:
- a CDS encoding hydroxymethylglutaryl-CoA lyase, with translation MRNAIRKPAVTVREVGPRDGLQMIRSPMPTGVKLRWIAAMAEAGIPEMEVASFVPPATMPQMADAAEVVGSLRASHPGLHVMALAPNLRGAQNAAAAGARAIILPVSASEAHSRSNVRRSRAEQVAEFRRVVEWARTLGAARPSIEAGISTAFGCSLQGEVPERDVIALAAELAGAGADGVALADTLGYASPRQVRRLVRAVRLELGPVRLGNLHLHDTMGTGLANVLAGLEEGVRGFDAALGGLGGCPFAPGSVGNIGTEDLVYLLESEGFDTGIDLAALIEARALLQEGLPGETLHGHVARAGIPRTFHPAREVAAPPETAAPEAPPGAVPAAPRGTAGPLHGIRVLEFTHMIMGPSCGMVLGDLGADVIKIEPGPEGDNTRRLMGAAIGFFPSFNRNKRSLCLDLKRPESLELVRRLATGADVVLENFRPGAMDKLGLGYADLSALNPRLIYCSCKGFLPGPYEHRAALDEVVQMMGGLAYMTGLPGKPMRAGSSVNDIMGGLFGVIGILGALREREATGRGAHVQSGLFETNMVLMAQHMAATAITGQNPPSFGDPAMVKPWSVYDVFDTADPGEQVFVGVVTETQWRGFCEAFGLSDLLRDPALASQAQRVLDRSRYLPRVAEVFRKLPKSELMARCEALGLSFAPIARPGDLFDDPHLVNSGGLLETEMASAEGAARVAPGGVAARPLAGLPALPVAVDGARLGMRRQPPRNGEHSLEIAREARLTEAEIERMVAAGMLWAPGLPMAAE